Proteins encoded by one window of Candidatus Hydrogenedentota bacterium:
- a CDS encoding 16S rRNA (uracil(1498)-N(3))-methyltransferase — MSTPRFYCPNPLPAGHTIQLPENAAVHATRALRLQVGDQVILFNGDGYDYTGLLTSVRKQEVSARIEQQIPK; from the coding sequence ACCCCACGCTTTTACTGCCCCAATCCCTTGCCAGCAGGCCACACCATTCAGTTGCCAGAGAATGCCGCCGTGCATGCCACGCGCGCCTTGCGCTTGCAGGTGGGCGACCAGGTTATTCTATTCAATGGTGATGGCTACGATTACACCGGCTTATTGACCAGCGTGCGCAAGCAGGAAGTCAGCGCCCGTATAGAGCAGCAGATACCCAAAG